The Edaphobacter sp. 12200R-103 genome contains a region encoding:
- a CDS encoding FAD-binding oxidoreductase → MPTASPANQQLSFRSTGEEPAGKASFESWGRYPVYRANIIPLHWRADYPGIIQNLHSGILPVGLGRSYGDVCLLKDGNLIATPGMNRIIAFDPETGLLTAEAGISLAQILDFAVPRGFFLPVTPGTKYVTLGGAIANDIHGKNHHIAGTFGRHVTEFELVRSDGTVLRCSPTENREFYAMTIGGLGLTGLIRWATLRLKPIVSRAIDYEGIQFHGIDEFLALTEASKEIEYTVSWVDCTSTGKNFCRGIFMQGDHSTKRAPLQPSPEPKLVFPLDAPGFALNHLSVAAFNTLFFHKQIKKRVVTLQDYEPFFYPLDKVLHWNRMYGKSGLLQFQYAIPWDSAREGTVAILKEVAKSGLASFLAVLKAFGDVPSPGVMSFPKPGITLALDFPIKPDKSFPLFERLADMTLEFGGRLYPAKDAAMTAAQFQAFYPQWEQLARFRDPMITSSFWERVTGEQS, encoded by the coding sequence ATGCCGACTGCCTCACCAGCCAACCAGCAGCTGAGTTTCCGCAGCACCGGCGAAGAGCCCGCCGGCAAGGCCTCCTTCGAATCCTGGGGCCGCTATCCCGTCTACCGGGCCAACATCATCCCTCTCCACTGGCGGGCGGACTACCCTGGCATCATCCAGAACCTCCACAGCGGAATCCTTCCGGTCGGCCTGGGCCGCAGCTACGGCGACGTCTGCCTGCTGAAAGACGGAAACCTGATCGCGACTCCCGGCATGAACCGTATCATCGCCTTCGATCCGGAGACCGGGCTGCTCACCGCTGAGGCTGGCATCTCGCTCGCGCAAATCCTCGACTTCGCCGTCCCGCGCGGTTTCTTCCTGCCCGTGACGCCCGGAACGAAGTACGTCACGCTCGGCGGCGCGATTGCCAACGACATTCACGGCAAGAACCACCACATCGCCGGAACCTTCGGGCGCCACGTCACCGAGTTCGAGCTGGTCCGCTCTGACGGAACCGTGCTCCGGTGTTCGCCGACCGAGAACCGCGAGTTCTACGCGATGACAATCGGCGGCCTCGGCCTGACAGGCCTCATCCGCTGGGCGACACTGCGCCTCAAACCCATCGTCTCCCGCGCCATCGACTACGAAGGAATCCAGTTCCACGGCATCGACGAGTTCCTCGCGCTTACCGAAGCCAGCAAAGAAATCGAGTACACCGTCAGCTGGGTCGACTGCACCTCTACCGGCAAGAACTTCTGCCGCGGAATCTTCATGCAGGGCGATCACTCGACCAAACGCGCTCCGCTGCAGCCTTCACCCGAGCCGAAGCTTGTCTTCCCGTTAGACGCGCCAGGCTTCGCGTTGAACCACCTCAGCGTCGCCGCCTTCAACACGCTCTTCTTCCACAAGCAGATCAAGAAGCGCGTCGTCACCTTGCAGGATTACGAGCCCTTCTTCTATCCGCTCGACAAGGTCCTTCATTGGAACCGTATGTATGGAAAGAGCGGCCTCCTACAATTCCAGTACGCGATTCCGTGGGACAGCGCGCGTGAGGGCACCGTCGCGATCCTCAAAGAGGTCGCAAAGTCCGGCTTGGCCAGCTTCCTCGCGGTGCTCAAAGCCTTCGGCGACGTACCTTCGCCCGGCGTCATGAGCTTCCCCAAGCCTGGAATCACGCTCGCGCTGGACTTTCCCATCAAGCCTGACAAGTCATTCCCGCTCTTCGAGCGCCTCGCCGACATGACCCTCGAGTTCGGCGGACGCCTCTATCCGGCCAAGGACGCAGCCATGACCGCCGCCCAGTTCCAGGCCTTTTATCCCCAGTGGGAGCAGCTTGCACGCTTCCGCGATCCCATGATCACCTCCAGCTTCTGGGAGCGTGTCACCGGAGAGCAGTCCTAG
- the gyrB gene encoding DNA topoisomerase (ATP-hydrolyzing) subunit B, whose translation MATTAVPTGAELFEDDKKATTAEAKATGGYSAENITVLEGLAAVRKRPAMYIGSTGEQGLHHLVYEVVDNSVDEALAGHATRIDVTIHVDNSITVTDDGRGIPVDNKTVNGKTMPGVQVVLTMLHAGGKFDASNYKVSGGLHGVGVSCVNALSEEFDVEVWRDGFAWTQDYSKGDPISKLRQMGATKRRGTKVHFLPDKSIFTVTEYNYDTLAQRLRELAFLNKGLEIHLTDERTTDTKTGESKHQEFKYVGGIAEFIKHLNKGKQVLHDKPIYMEAERDNVAMEIALQYNDAYSETIFTFANNINTVDGGTHLQGFRAALTRTINAAGQAMGLFKDVKENLSGDDVREGLVAVISVKLSQPQFEGQTKGKLNSDIAGTVQAFINERLGAFLEQNPQVAKKIINKAIDAARAREAARKARDLTRRKGALDGGGLPGKLADCSEREPDRCELYLVEGESAGGTAKQGRDRKFQAILPLKGKILNVEKARYDKMLGHEEIRAMITALGAGIGKDDFDASKLRYGKLILMTDADVDGSHIRTLLLTFFFRHMTELIKRGHVYIAQPPLYRIKKGKFEQYIKDDREYVSVMVKRASDGMVIHYGEGGAKLEGASLTKFMGQLKDYLEFFDKSQKRLRNEEVMREFADLFAHEGKEPAKRADFESPDKLKIMKAKLEAVAKTYQFKHVGDVEFDEEHKMYSVNFTDSQGAVRTIDWMLAAAPETRQMLGKHAQIKEQLIGPFVIEYAAKGAKGDAAEEAEEVASEEGVAETAAAPGTALEAKPGKRPAKGPQDPVEKKTAREVFEYVIEQGRKEYQVQRYKGLGEMTAPQLWETTMDPERRTLLQVKLEDIAACEEIFTTLMGEDVEARRKFIEENALDVKNLDI comes from the coding sequence ATGGCAACTACGGCAGTCCCCACCGGAGCGGAACTTTTCGAAGACGACAAGAAGGCAACCACTGCAGAGGCGAAGGCCACAGGAGGCTACTCTGCGGAGAACATCACGGTTCTCGAGGGCCTGGCTGCCGTTCGGAAACGGCCGGCCATGTATATCGGCTCAACGGGTGAGCAGGGTCTGCACCATCTGGTCTATGAGGTGGTCGACAACTCGGTCGACGAGGCGCTCGCCGGCCATGCGACCCGGATCGATGTGACCATCCACGTGGACAACTCCATCACCGTGACTGACGACGGCCGCGGTATCCCGGTCGACAATAAGACCGTGAACGGCAAGACCATGCCGGGCGTGCAGGTGGTTCTGACGATGCTGCATGCAGGCGGCAAGTTCGACGCCTCAAACTACAAGGTCTCCGGCGGTCTGCACGGCGTGGGCGTGAGCTGCGTCAACGCGCTGAGTGAGGAGTTCGACGTCGAGGTGTGGCGCGACGGCTTTGCGTGGACCCAGGACTACTCCAAGGGAGACCCGATCAGCAAGCTGCGCCAGATGGGCGCGACGAAGCGGAGAGGAACGAAGGTTCACTTCCTTCCGGACAAGTCGATCTTTACCGTCACCGAGTACAACTACGACACGCTGGCACAGAGGCTGCGTGAGCTGGCCTTTCTGAACAAGGGGCTTGAGATCCACCTGACGGACGAGCGGACCACCGATACGAAGACGGGCGAGAGCAAGCACCAGGAGTTCAAGTACGTCGGAGGCATTGCCGAGTTCATCAAGCACCTGAACAAGGGTAAGCAGGTCCTGCACGACAAGCCGATCTACATGGAGGCCGAGCGCGACAACGTGGCCATGGAGATTGCGCTGCAGTACAACGACGCCTACTCCGAGACGATCTTTACCTTCGCCAACAACATCAACACGGTCGACGGTGGAACGCACCTGCAGGGTTTTCGCGCGGCGCTGACCCGCACGATCAACGCCGCAGGACAAGCGATGGGACTGTTCAAGGACGTGAAGGAGAACCTGTCCGGCGACGACGTTCGCGAAGGCCTGGTGGCCGTGATCAGCGTAAAGCTTTCGCAGCCGCAGTTTGAAGGCCAGACCAAGGGCAAACTGAACTCCGACATCGCGGGAACGGTGCAGGCGTTCATCAACGAGCGGCTGGGAGCCTTCCTGGAGCAGAACCCTCAGGTCGCGAAGAAGATCATCAATAAGGCCATCGACGCGGCACGTGCGCGTGAGGCTGCCCGCAAAGCCCGTGACCTGACACGGCGCAAGGGTGCGCTGGACGGCGGCGGACTGCCGGGCAAGCTGGCCGACTGCTCCGAGCGCGAGCCGGACCGCTGCGAACTGTACCTTGTCGAGGGTGAGAGCGCAGGCGGAACCGCGAAGCAGGGACGCGACCGTAAGTTCCAGGCGATCCTTCCGCTGAAGGGTAAGATTCTGAACGTCGAGAAGGCCCGCTATGACAAGATGCTGGGTCACGAAGAAATTCGCGCGATGATCACGGCTCTTGGCGCGGGCATCGGCAAGGACGACTTCGATGCATCGAAGCTGCGCTACGGCAAGCTGATCCTGATGACTGATGCCGACGTTGACGGATCGCACATCCGCACGCTGCTGCTGACATTCTTCTTCCGCCATATGACGGAGCTGATCAAGCGCGGCCATGTCTATATCGCACAGCCGCCGTTGTATCGCATCAAGAAGGGCAAGTTCGAGCAGTACATCAAGGACGACCGCGAGTATGTATCCGTCATGGTCAAGCGCGCCTCAGACGGCATGGTGATTCACTATGGCGAGGGTGGAGCGAAGCTGGAGGGCGCGTCCCTGACGAAGTTTATGGGGCAGTTGAAGGACTATCTCGAGTTCTTCGACAAGTCGCAGAAGCGCCTGAGGAACGAAGAGGTGATGCGCGAGTTCGCCGACCTGTTTGCCCATGAGGGCAAGGAACCGGCCAAGCGCGCGGACTTCGAGTCCCCCGACAAGCTGAAGATCATGAAGGCCAAGCTGGAAGCAGTGGCGAAGACCTATCAGTTCAAGCATGTGGGCGATGTCGAGTTCGACGAAGAGCACAAGATGTACTCGGTGAACTTCACGGATTCGCAGGGTGCGGTGCGGACGATCGACTGGATGCTGGCTGCGGCTCCGGAGACGCGGCAGATGCTGGGCAAGCATGCACAGATCAAGGAACAGCTGATCGGGCCCTTCGTAATTGAGTATGCGGCGAAGGGCGCGAAGGGGGATGCGGCCGAAGAGGCGGAAGAGGTTGCGTCTGAAGAGGGCGTAGCTGAGACAGCGGCTGCTCCTGGAACGGCGCTCGAGGCCAAGCCGGGGAAGCGTCCTGCTAAAGGACCGCAGGATCCGGTGGAGAAGAAGACGGCACGCGAGGTCTTCGAGTACGTGATCGAGCAGGGCCGCAAGGAGTACCAGGTACAGCGGTACAAGGGTCTGGGCGAGATGACGGCTCCGCAGCTGTGGGAGACGACGATGGATCCGGAGCGTCGTACGCTGCTGCAGGTAAAGCTTGAAGACATTGCCGCCTGCGAGGAGATCTTTACCACGCTGATGGGCGAGGACGTCGAAGCCCGGCGCAAGTTCATCGAAGAAAATGCACTGGATGTGAAGAACCTGGACATCTAA
- the rpmI gene encoding 50S ribosomal protein L35 has translation MPKLKTHSGAAKRFKKTGTGKFKRGQSKMRHILTSKKTKTKRHLRSITLVSEADSAKVARMIPYA, from the coding sequence ATGCCAAAGTTGAAGACACACTCAGGCGCGGCCAAGCGCTTCAAGAAGACCGGCACCGGCAAGTTCAAGCGCGGCCAGTCCAAGATGCGCCACATCCTCACCTCCAAGAAGACCAAGACAAAGCGCCACCTGCGCTCCATCACCCTGGTCTCTGAGGCGGATTCGGCCAAAGTCGCCCGCATGATCCCCTACGCCTGA
- a CDS encoding VWA domain-containing protein codes for MRRTIATALLMLIASFPGYSQQAAGDGTFTLKVQSNIVLTNVVVRDKKTGAVVKGLTAADFTILENGKAQKMASFDFQNVDDAVALHENTTVSGKASVADLVNRNFAANPVLLKDHRLIVMFFDLSSMQPEDIDRAVEAAQDYINKKMQPADLVAAISMDTSLSLDQDFTADKEALLKAVGRYNGTEGTGFANGNEGGNSGGTSDDASSFTADDSEYNSLNTDRELYAIRTIAKSLEGVDQRKSLLYFSGGLSRQGIENQASMRAATNAAVRANMAIYSVDSRGLQALSPVGDASKGSLRGTAAYSAGAMQSQLDANFGSQEVLATLSSDTGGKAFFDSNDFAPAFQQIQHDTEAYYILGFRSTNVARDGAYRRLTIKVNRSDVKLEYRPGYYAPADFQHQKSEDRELALTEQMRSDLPATDVAVYLQALYFRMEENRFFVPISLIVPGSQIPFLKNGDRDKASIDILGQVKNAQGIAVGDVRDTVKLALDASQQVQRKNIQYSTGFTLAPGRYHLKFVLRENQTGRMGSFETDLQVPDLKKVPLKLSSIVLASQQAPNTSKKTSNPLIRDGVEWVPNVAHVFRQNQHLYFLYEVYDPAREKNGDSAPKPSPGLGRRLSGAVKVLTSIEFLKGGVKVYETPLISADAVNVPDRNAVAFQFDVPLNQLKTGTYICQVNVIDDAGGSFSFPRLALRVESPVLPQTGISATAGEQ; via the coding sequence ATGCGGCGGACTATTGCAACAGCACTTTTGATGTTGATAGCAAGCTTCCCCGGCTACAGCCAGCAGGCCGCCGGGGATGGCACCTTTACCCTGAAGGTACAGAGCAACATCGTTCTGACGAACGTCGTTGTTCGCGATAAAAAGACGGGAGCGGTCGTCAAAGGCCTTACGGCAGCAGATTTCACGATTCTTGAGAACGGCAAGGCGCAGAAGATGGCCAGCTTCGACTTCCAGAATGTGGATGATGCGGTCGCGCTCCATGAGAACACTACGGTAAGTGGAAAGGCTTCTGTCGCGGACCTGGTGAATCGAAACTTCGCTGCAAATCCTGTGCTCCTGAAAGACCATCGCCTGATCGTCATGTTCTTCGATCTGAGCAGCATGCAGCCCGAAGATATCGATCGCGCGGTAGAGGCTGCGCAGGATTACATCAACAAGAAGATGCAACCGGCAGACCTGGTGGCTGCGATCAGCATGGACACATCGCTAAGCCTCGATCAGGATTTTACCGCCGACAAGGAAGCACTGCTGAAGGCCGTGGGGCGCTACAACGGCACCGAAGGCACAGGGTTCGCCAATGGAAACGAGGGCGGCAACTCCGGAGGGACCTCCGACGATGCATCCAGCTTTACAGCGGATGACTCCGAGTACAACTCGCTGAATACGGACCGCGAGCTTTATGCCATTCGAACCATCGCAAAAAGTCTGGAAGGCGTGGACCAGCGGAAGAGCCTGCTCTATTTTTCCGGCGGACTTAGCCGCCAGGGCATCGAGAACCAGGCCAGCATGCGCGCTGCCACCAACGCAGCCGTGCGGGCAAACATGGCGATCTATAGCGTAGACTCGCGTGGACTACAGGCGCTGTCCCCTGTCGGGGATGCATCGAAAGGCAGCCTCCGCGGAACGGCCGCTTACAGCGCGGGCGCGATGCAGAGCCAACTGGATGCGAACTTCGGCTCGCAGGAGGTGCTGGCTACACTCTCCTCCGACACGGGCGGAAAGGCGTTCTTCGATTCGAACGACTTTGCCCCGGCCTTCCAGCAGATTCAGCACGACACCGAAGCGTATTACATCCTGGGCTTCCGCTCCACGAACGTGGCTCGTGATGGTGCGTATCGCAGGTTGACCATCAAGGTGAATCGCAGCGATGTGAAGCTGGAGTATCGTCCCGGCTATTACGCTCCGGCCGACTTTCAACACCAGAAGAGCGAAGACCGCGAGCTTGCGCTCACAGAACAGATGCGGAGCGACCTTCCTGCAACGGACGTCGCCGTGTATTTGCAAGCGCTTTACTTCCGGATGGAGGAGAACAGATTCTTCGTTCCCATCTCGCTGATCGTACCCGGCTCTCAGATTCCTTTTCTCAAGAACGGGGATCGCGACAAGGCAAGTATCGACATCCTAGGCCAGGTAAAAAACGCGCAAGGCATTGCGGTTGGCGATGTTCGCGATACGGTAAAGCTGGCGCTCGACGCCTCGCAGCAGGTACAGAGAAAGAATATTCAATATTCGACAGGCTTCACGCTCGCGCCAGGGCGTTATCACTTGAAGTTTGTACTGCGCGAAAACCAGACAGGAAGAATGGGCAGCTTCGAGACCGATTTGCAGGTTCCTGATCTCAAGAAGGTTCCCCTCAAGCTCAGCTCGATTGTGCTTGCCAGCCAGCAGGCCCCCAACACCTCGAAGAAGACCTCGAACCCGCTGATTCGAGATGGAGTGGAGTGGGTTCCCAACGTCGCTCATGTCTTCCGGCAGAACCAGCACCTGTACTTTCTCTACGAGGTCTACGATCCTGCGCGGGAAAAGAATGGAGATTCTGCGCCAAAGCCTTCGCCGGGGCTGGGCCGACGCCTCTCCGGAGCGGTCAAAGTGCTCACCAGCATCGAGTTCCTGAAAGGCGGCGTAAAGGTCTACGAGACTCCCCTGATCTCAGCAGATGCCGTGAACGTGCCTGACCGCAATGCCGTCGCGTTCCAGTTCGATGTGCCGCTAAATCAATTGAAGACAGGCACATACATTTGCCAGGTCAACGTGATCGACGATGCTGGCGGCAGCTTCAGCTTTCCTCGACTGGCACTGCGAGTCGAAAGCCCTGTTCTGCCACAGACTGGTATCTCTGCCACCGCAGGCGAGCAATAG
- a CDS encoding tetratricopeptide repeat protein gives MGYPARFLFLLIFAALLLLSAPRISAQRTMSHEEARALDHQNPVWQSVRAHLPDPTTATAERLESAADILRARRFFEDAMDYYGFALQRGGEPVHLLNKMGVTELEVRDINQARSLFQKAVKINKKNPEAWNNLGVIEYISRRYDRAIGYYKRASKLDKTSATYHSNLGTALFDKKEYDRARKEFDIALRLDPEMMQHHSSLGITTRMLSPADHARYCFELARLYLQRGDEKAMMHYLTTASEAGFDILNAMNSDQIFASYRKDPRILVIVKNAQELRSKNSLAEGTGPPPPLPAEKH, from the coding sequence ATGGGTTACCCGGCTCGCTTCCTCTTCCTACTTATCTTCGCCGCTCTCCTGTTGTTGTCCGCTCCCCGAATCTCTGCTCAGCGAACGATGAGCCACGAAGAAGCTCGAGCTCTTGACCATCAGAACCCGGTGTGGCAATCGGTCCGGGCGCATCTTCCTGATCCGACCACAGCAACTGCGGAACGCCTGGAATCAGCCGCGGATATTTTGCGTGCCCGTCGATTCTTTGAAGATGCAATGGACTATTACGGGTTTGCCCTTCAGCGTGGTGGCGAGCCAGTGCATCTGTTGAACAAGATGGGCGTCACCGAACTTGAAGTGCGCGATATCAACCAGGCGAGATCTCTCTTTCAGAAAGCTGTGAAGATCAACAAGAAGAATCCCGAGGCGTGGAATAACCTCGGCGTCATCGAGTACATCAGCCGACGGTACGATCGCGCCATCGGCTATTACAAGCGCGCCAGCAAACTCGACAAAACCTCAGCGACGTATCACTCGAACCTCGGAACTGCTCTCTTCGACAAGAAGGAATACGATCGGGCACGCAAAGAGTTTGATATTGCCCTGAGGCTTGACCCCGAGATGATGCAGCATCACAGCAGCCTGGGGATAACGACCCGCATGCTCTCTCCGGCCGATCATGCACGTTATTGCTTTGAACTGGCGCGGCTTTATCTGCAACGCGGCGATGAAAAGGCTATGATGCACTACCTGACAACCGCGAGTGAGGCCGGATTCGACATTCTCAACGCGATGAATTCGGACCAGATCTTTGCGTCATACCGCAAAGATCCGCGCATCCTTGTGATCGTGAAGAATGCCCAGGAGCTTCGGAGCAAGAACAGTCTCGCTGAAGGCACAGGTCCCCCACCGCCGCTTCCAGCTGAGAAGCATTGA
- the rplT gene encoding 50S ribosomal protein L20, whose translation MPRVKRSTKRSDRRKKILKRASGYFLTKSKLYQAAQEAVERSLMFAYTGRKQKKRQFRSLWIVRIGAAAKLNGMSYSTFIAGLKAAGNGLDRKILADIAANDPAGFTALAEQAKAALAAKAA comes from the coding sequence ATGCCCCGTGTAAAACGGAGTACAAAGCGCAGCGACCGCCGCAAAAAGATCCTCAAGCGCGCGAGTGGTTACTTCCTCACGAAATCCAAGCTCTACCAGGCAGCCCAGGAAGCCGTCGAGCGCTCCCTGATGTTCGCCTACACCGGACGCAAGCAGAAGAAGCGCCAGTTCCGCTCCCTCTGGATCGTCCGTATCGGCGCCGCCGCCAAGCTGAACGGCATGAGCTACTCGACCTTCATCGCCGGCCTCAAGGCCGCAGGCAACGGCCTCGATCGCAAGATCCTCGCCGACATCGCCGCTAACGACCCGGCTGGCTTCACCGCCCTCGCCGAGCAGGCCAAGGCCGCTCTGGCTGCCAAGGCCGCGTAA
- a CDS encoding SDR family oxidoreductase → MATTSAAPNQSGASRKILVLGATSGIAEATCRVWASQGASLFLVARNADKLAAVAADLRARGAAFVDTAVADLDDTEQHAALLSHAVNSLQGLDVAYLAHGVLGDQSRAEQDFNTAAHILHTNLMAPVSLVTWLANYFVQRRNGVIAVLSSVAGDRGRKSNYVYGSSKAGLSAFLAGLRNRIDREGVTVLTIKPGPTKTAMTAGMKGSEKFADVNAVAKSIVKAIDNRQDNLYVPFQWQPIMFVIRHIPESIFKKLNL, encoded by the coding sequence ATGGCAACCACATCTGCTGCACCGAACCAGTCCGGCGCCTCGCGCAAGATCCTCGTCCTCGGAGCCACCTCCGGCATCGCGGAGGCGACCTGCCGCGTCTGGGCTTCGCAGGGAGCAAGTCTCTTCCTGGTCGCGCGCAACGCCGATAAGCTCGCCGCAGTCGCCGCCGACCTGCGCGCCCGCGGCGCAGCCTTCGTCGACACCGCCGTAGCCGATCTGGACGACACCGAGCAGCACGCCGCTCTCCTCTCGCATGCCGTCAACTCGCTTCAGGGCCTCGACGTCGCCTATCTGGCGCATGGCGTTCTTGGCGATCAGTCCCGCGCCGAGCAGGACTTCAATACCGCAGCGCACATCCTGCACACCAACCTGATGGCGCCCGTTTCGCTGGTCACCTGGCTGGCGAACTACTTCGTGCAGCGTCGTAATGGCGTCATCGCCGTGCTCTCCTCCGTCGCTGGAGACCGCGGCCGCAAATCGAACTACGTCTACGGCTCCTCAAAGGCCGGTCTTTCGGCGTTCCTCGCGGGCCTGCGCAATCGCATCGACCGCGAAGGCGTGACCGTCCTGACCATCAAGCCCGGGCCGACCAAGACCGCCATGACTGCAGGCATGAAGGGCTCAGAAAAGTTCGCCGACGTGAATGCTGTCGCGAAGTCAATCGTGAAGGCGATCGACAACCGTCAGGACAACCTGTACGTCCCCTTCCAGTGGCAGCCCATCATGTTCGTCATCCGCCACATTCCAGAGAGCATCTTCAAAAAGCTGAACCTATAG